In one Neobacillus sp. WH10 genomic region, the following are encoded:
- the abc-f gene encoding ribosomal protection-like ABC-F family protein, producing the protein MITCSVNHIAKSFGGTIIFKGLSFEVLEGSRVGLVGRNGGGKTTLLKLLANQESVDEGVIHWKKGLKIGYLAQIPDFPELTAREVLNSAFDQLIATEVKLQQLESEMGQERHPDDLQKLMDQYGKLQDEFILNGGYEMDAQLDRIANGLNITDLLEKNFSALSGGEKTKVGLGLSLLKNPELLLLDEPTNHLDLKAIEWLGSFLKDYTGTIILISHDRYFLDEVVTKVLEMEDGEIDIYQTNFSGYVKEKEERLLREFKEYQEQQRKIKKMKEAIKRLRDWANRSNPPSAALHKRATNMQRALDRIEKLDRPKMDVKKMTIDFEANDRSGKETIVLEDVSKSFGNRILFEHVNMLVQFKDRTAIVGENGTGKSTLLKMILKEVEADKGIIKVGSNVKVGYLSQHVFQDIGDEQLIDVFRSQVVVNEGDARHILARFLFYGPAVFRKVNQLSGGERMRLRLAQLMYQDINLLILDEPTNHLDIDSCEVLEEALEQFNGTILAVSHDRYFLNKMFNKIYWLQDGGVYFFDGNYDWAKGKLEEIKVNQDASPRIQKLNLPIEKKVEEHVRVDYIEKKIELIETEINILKQKLEAEGELEFLQKIYHEIELRENERNQLYLQLDEVK; encoded by the coding sequence ATGATCACTTGTAGTGTGAACCATATAGCAAAATCATTTGGCGGTACTATTATTTTTAAAGGTTTATCATTTGAGGTATTAGAAGGAAGCCGGGTCGGCCTCGTTGGTCGTAATGGCGGCGGAAAAACGACGTTATTAAAGCTGTTAGCCAATCAGGAGTCTGTGGACGAAGGGGTTATACATTGGAAAAAGGGTCTAAAAATCGGTTATTTAGCACAGATTCCTGATTTTCCTGAATTAACTGCCAGGGAAGTTTTAAATTCTGCTTTTGATCAATTGATAGCTACTGAAGTGAAGCTTCAGCAATTAGAAAGTGAAATGGGGCAAGAACGCCACCCTGATGATCTGCAAAAATTAATGGATCAATATGGAAAGCTTCAAGATGAATTTATTCTTAACGGCGGATATGAAATGGACGCGCAATTAGACCGTATTGCCAACGGCTTGAACATTACGGATTTGCTGGAAAAAAACTTTTCCGCTTTAAGCGGCGGTGAGAAAACAAAAGTTGGTCTAGGTCTTAGTTTGCTGAAAAATCCTGAGCTTCTATTACTCGATGAACCTACAAATCATTTAGATTTAAAGGCGATTGAATGGCTGGGTTCTTTCCTTAAGGATTATACAGGTACGATTATTCTTATTTCCCATGACCGGTACTTTTTAGATGAGGTCGTTACAAAGGTATTAGAAATGGAGGATGGGGAAATTGATATTTACCAAACGAATTTCAGCGGTTATGTAAAAGAGAAAGAAGAACGACTTTTACGCGAATTTAAGGAGTATCAGGAACAGCAGCGAAAAATTAAAAAGATGAAAGAAGCGATTAAACGGTTGCGAGACTGGGCAAACCGCTCCAATCCGCCGAGTGCTGCCCTGCATAAACGGGCAACCAATATGCAGCGGGCGCTTGACCGCATCGAAAAACTTGATCGCCCCAAAATGGATGTCAAGAAAATGACGATTGATTTTGAAGCGAATGACAGAAGCGGTAAGGAGACAATCGTTTTAGAGGATGTGTCGAAAAGCTTTGGAAATCGAATTCTATTCGAACACGTCAACATGCTCGTTCAATTTAAGGATCGAACAGCGATTGTTGGTGAAAACGGAACAGGAAAATCGACTCTTTTAAAAATGATTTTGAAAGAAGTGGAAGCAGACAAAGGAATCATCAAGGTCGGAAGTAATGTAAAGGTGGGCTATTTATCACAGCATGTATTCCAAGACATAGGCGATGAGCAGCTTATCGATGTCTTTCGCTCTCAGGTGGTCGTTAATGAAGGAGATGCCCGCCATATTTTAGCTCGATTTTTATTTTATGGGCCAGCAGTGTTTCGTAAGGTGAACCAGTTGAGCGGCGGTGAGAGAATGCGTCTAAGACTTGCCCAGCTGATGTACCAGGATATTAATCTGTTAATATTGGATGAACCGACAAATCACTTAGATATTGATTCCTGTGAAGTACTGGAGGAAGCACTGGAACAGTTTAATGGTACGATTCTAGCTGTTTCTCATGACAGATATTTTCTCAATAAAATGTTTAATAAAATTTATTGGCTTCAAGATGGGGGCGTATACTTTTTTGATGGTAACTATGATTGGGCTAAAGGGAAGTTAGAGGAAATCAAGGTTAACCAAGATGCCAGTCCAAGAATCCAAAAATTAAACCTTCCAATAGAGAAAAAGGTGGAAGAACACGTTCGGGTGGATTATATTGAGAAAAAAATTGAGCTAATTGAAACAGAAATTAATATTCTAAAACAAAAACTTGAAGCGGAAGGTGAGCTGGAATTCCTCCAAAAAATTTATCATGAAATAGAGCTGAGGGAAAACGAACGTAATCAGCTATACTTACAGCTGGATGAAGTGAAATGA
- the mug gene encoding G/U mismatch-specific DNA glycosylase, which produces MRPISDHLKEDLTILFVGFNPSIRSGELGHHYANPNNRFWKILFEAGLTSRKYEAAEDAKLLEIGYGFTNIVERPTKAADEITKEEYKEGREVLKRKIKQYKPKVVCFVGKGVYQQYSGRKVAAWGKQPESVVPGVIDFVAPSSSGLVRMKVDEIIAIYKQLTEFILK; this is translated from the coding sequence ATGAGACCAATCAGTGATCACCTAAAAGAAGATTTAACTATTTTATTTGTTGGCTTTAATCCAAGTATTCGCTCTGGTGAACTAGGACATCATTATGCCAACCCTAACAATCGATTTTGGAAGATTTTATTCGAAGCTGGGTTAACGTCGCGGAAATATGAAGCAGCTGAAGACGCAAAGCTGTTAGAAATAGGATACGGTTTTACCAATATTGTGGAAAGACCTACGAAAGCAGCAGATGAAATTACGAAGGAAGAGTATAAAGAGGGCAGGGAGGTTTTAAAGCGAAAAATTAAACAATATAAGCCCAAGGTTGTTTGTTTCGTTGGAAAAGGTGTATATCAGCAGTACAGTGGCCGAAAAGTGGCTGCGTGGGGAAAGCAGCCCGAGTCTGTGGTTCCAGGAGTGATTGATTTTGTTGCACCGTCTTCAAGCGGGCTTGTTAGAATGAAAGTGGATGAAATCATTGCGATTTATAAACAGCTCACTGAATTTATTTTAAAATGA
- a CDS encoding S1C family serine protease: MEFKNENEFEQNQPNSLENTENTKRDENVMNNTDDSKTEENTINNTDYSKTEENTINNSDYSKTEENVNAVDATFTVGSNEFEENLECVKTAKSEEFVVPPIKEQTRSTNKSEKKKWKGRGFVSTIAAGVIGSVLTLAVLPHTDYMKNFNADNQVSSNSGVKTVTAQPTAASPNSIADTVDKVSKAIVGIVNYQQQQNNFYGNPNNSQIVETGSGSGVIIQKNNDIAYIVTNNHVVEGASKLEISLYDGQKTTAEVVGTDALTDLAVLKINAKYVTATADFGDSSSLRPGDQVYAIGNPLGLNLSRTVTQGIVSATDRSIPVTTSAGNWETNVIQTDAAINPGNSGGALINPQGQVIGINSLKIAESGVEGLGFAIPSNDVIPIVNELIKSGKIDRPYLGVGLADLDQVPQMYWENMPENAKKGVLVLNIDPNSAAASAGFQPKDVIVSINGTEISNSAEFRKYLYTKVKTGDTVKFDVYRDGKQITLTTKLTNNKGA; the protein is encoded by the coding sequence ATGGAATTCAAAAATGAAAATGAATTCGAACAAAATCAGCCCAATTCACTAGAAAATACAGAAAATACAAAAAGAGATGAAAATGTAATGAATAATACGGATGATAGCAAGACAGAGGAAAATACAATTAATAATACGGATTACAGCAAGACAGAAGAAAATACAATTAATAATTCGGATTACAGCAAGACAGAAGAAAATGTGAATGCTGTAGATGCTACCTTCACAGTGGGATCTAATGAATTTGAAGAAAATCTGGAGTGTGTGAAAACTGCGAAATCTGAAGAATTTGTCGTTCCCCCTATTAAGGAGCAAACTCGTTCGACCAATAAGTCCGAAAAGAAAAAATGGAAGGGAAGAGGATTTGTTTCGACGATTGCAGCTGGCGTGATTGGTTCTGTATTAACATTAGCCGTTCTTCCGCATACTGACTACATGAAAAACTTTAATGCGGATAATCAAGTGAGCAGCAACTCAGGGGTCAAGACAGTGACAGCTCAGCCGACAGCAGCGTCTCCTAACTCTATTGCTGATACTGTTGATAAGGTTTCTAAAGCAATTGTTGGTATTGTTAATTATCAACAGCAGCAGAATAATTTTTACGGAAACCCAAATAATTCTCAAATTGTAGAAACCGGTTCTGGTTCAGGGGTTATAATTCAAAAAAATAATGACATTGCCTATATTGTCACCAATAATCACGTTGTTGAAGGTGCATCAAAGTTGGAAATCTCCTTATATGATGGTCAAAAAACAACTGCTGAAGTCGTTGGAACTGATGCCTTAACAGATCTGGCTGTTTTGAAAATTAATGCAAAATACGTCACAGCAACGGCTGATTTCGGAGATTCATCCTCACTTCGCCCTGGTGACCAAGTCTATGCAATTGGAAATCCACTCGGACTAAATTTATCAAGAACAGTTACTCAGGGAATTGTCAGTGCGACTGACCGCAGTATTCCTGTAACGACATCTGCGGGAAACTGGGAGACAAATGTTATCCAGACCGATGCAGCCATTAATCCAGGAAACAGCGGTGGTGCCTTAATTAACCCACAAGGTCAAGTAATTGGGATTAATAGTTTGAAAATTGCTGAGAGCGGTGTAGAAGGTTTAGGTTTTGCGATACCAAGTAATGACGTGATCCCAATCGTTAACGAATTAATTAAGAGCGGTAAAATTGACCGTCCATATCTTGGAGTTGGCCTTGCTGACTTAGACCAAGTTCCACAGATGTATTGGGAAAACATGCCTGAAAATGCGAAAAAAGGTGTCTTGGTATTGAACATTGATCCAAATTCTGCAGCAGCAAGCGCCGGTTTCCAACCAAAAGATGTGATTGTTTCGATAAATGGAACGGAGATTTCTAATTCAGCAGAATTTAGGAAATATTTATATACAAAAGTAAAAACAGGCGACACTGTTAAATTTGATGTGTACCGTGATGGAAAGCAAATAACATTAACAACCAAATTAACCAATAATAAAGGAGCATGA
- a CDS encoding CBO0543 family protein, translated as MQKKRLSFSYLACMALASLLGTYLDLYFVGKQLYQFPKRPFPEIFSINIAFTLLGLPILVMIFLRCISQVNKWGKAGVILFTSLLMPIFEKLAEILGLFVHTERWQHFYTFFGYLLFLTIITLFYEGNAKQNR; from the coding sequence TTGCAAAAAAAGCGATTATCTTTTAGTTATCTTGCTTGTATGGCCCTTGCCTCCTTGCTTGGAACGTATTTAGATTTATATTTTGTTGGAAAACAACTCTATCAGTTTCCGAAGAGACCATTTCCGGAAATTTTCTCAATTAATATTGCCTTTACGTTATTAGGGCTTCCAATTCTTGTGATGATTTTTCTGCGCTGCATTTCACAGGTAAATAAATGGGGGAAAGCAGGAGTGATTCTTTTTACCAGCTTGTTGATGCCTATTTTTGAAAAATTAGCGGAAATACTGGGCTTGTTTGTTCATACTGAAAGGTGGCAGCATTTTTACACCTTTTTTGGGTATTTGTTGTTCTTAACCATCATTACGCTGTTTTATGAAGGGAATGCAAAACAAAATAGGTAA
- a CDS encoding HAMP domain-containing sensor histidine kinase, with amino-acid sequence MTHSKPMKFKYIYQQFFSHISVIIVAFLLLSLLFTHYLENLIYENKSEELISFGRAILTDLKEVPIASDEIISQYNNVLAARDMSFSMFDQGGNLYLVNKHGPVIKNLPDKDWWNKLKQGKTVIVQSDYKSFEQGVQFVVLPFIENGKFFGGILLTSPISGSSKMIEQINKFLLYTILIAVGVAFLQSWFLSRIHLHRIKRLRDATSKVSEGNYNVKVNSANFDEIGELANDFNHMVDKINASMLEIESLENRRRQFMADVSHEMRTPLTTISGVIEGLKNDMIPEEDKERGINLVSQEAKRLIRLVNENLDYEKIRSNQIKLFKEEIQLLEVLEIIQEQLSIQADEKNNQIVVEVAPEIVVNADYDRLVQILINITKNSIQFTTDGTIWLRGRTEQNSIIIEVEDTGIGIDAKEIEKIWRRFYKADLSRTSNPYGQFGLGLSIVKQLVVLHNGEIEVFSEKGKGTKFVIRLKNN; translated from the coding sequence ATGACTCATTCAAAGCCGATGAAGTTTAAGTATATTTACCAACAGTTTTTTAGTCACATTAGCGTTATTATTGTTGCATTTTTATTGTTAAGTCTCTTGTTTACTCATTATTTAGAAAATTTGATTTATGAAAATAAATCTGAGGAACTGATTTCATTTGGTAGGGCGATTTTAACAGATTTGAAAGAGGTGCCAATTGCATCAGATGAGATTATTAGTCAATACAACAATGTCTTGGCTGCTAGAGATATGAGCTTTAGTATGTTCGATCAAGGTGGAAACTTGTATTTGGTTAATAAACATGGACCTGTAATTAAAAATCTACCTGATAAGGATTGGTGGAATAAACTTAAACAGGGAAAAACAGTTATTGTCCAAAGTGATTATAAAAGTTTTGAGCAAGGTGTTCAATTTGTTGTTTTGCCCTTCATAGAAAATGGCAAGTTTTTTGGCGGGATACTCTTAACTTCACCGATTAGCGGCTCGAGTAAAATGATAGAACAAATAAATAAATTTTTGCTCTATACCATCCTGATTGCTGTCGGTGTTGCTTTTTTACAAAGCTGGTTTTTATCGAGAATTCATCTTCATCGGATTAAACGGCTTCGCGATGCAACATCAAAGGTTTCTGAGGGAAATTATAATGTAAAAGTAAATTCCGCTAATTTTGATGAAATTGGGGAATTAGCGAATGATTTTAACCATATGGTTGATAAAATCAATGCCTCTATGCTGGAAATTGAGAGTCTTGAAAATAGAAGGCGCCAGTTTATGGCCGATGTTTCCCATGAAATGCGGACACCGTTAACGACCATTAGCGGAGTCATTGAAGGATTGAAAAATGATATGATTCCTGAAGAAGACAAAGAGCGGGGAATCAACCTAGTAAGCCAAGAAGCCAAACGGCTGATTCGTCTTGTCAATGAGAATCTTGATTATGAAAAAATCCGCTCCAATCAAATTAAGCTATTTAAGGAAGAGATTCAACTTTTAGAAGTGCTCGAAATAATTCAGGAGCAGTTAAGCATTCAAGCAGATGAGAAGAATAATCAGATTGTAGTAGAGGTCGCACCAGAGATAGTGGTAAACGCCGATTATGACCGTCTTGTCCAAATTTTAATTAATATTACGAAGAATAGTATCCAGTTTACTACAGACGGAACTATTTGGCTGCGTGGACGAACGGAGCAGAATTCGATAATTATCGAGGTAGAGGACACGGGAATTGGTATCGATGCTAAAGAGATCGAAAAAATCTGGCGTCGTTTTTATAAAGCCGATCTTTCTAGAACCAGCAATCCATACGGGCAATTTGGGCTGGGCCTCTCGATTGTCAAGCAATTAGTTGTACTTCATAATGGGGAGATAGAAGTATTTAGTGAAAAAGGAAAAGGAACGAAATTTGTAATTCGCTTAAAAAACAATTAA
- a CDS encoding peptidylprolyl isomerase: MAKKGYILMENGEKIEFDLFANEAPGTVANFEKLANEGFYNRVVFHRVIPGFVSQGGDPTGTGMGGPGYTINCETEGNPHKHVPGSLSMAHAGRNTGGSQFFIVHESQPHLNGVHTVFGQVTSGLETAKSMRNGDKMVEVKVFDVE; encoded by the coding sequence ATGGCTAAAAAAGGATACATATTGATGGAAAACGGCGAAAAGATTGAGTTTGATTTGTTTGCTAATGAAGCGCCGGGAACAGTGGCTAACTTCGAAAAACTAGCAAATGAAGGCTTTTACAATAGAGTTGTTTTTCACCGCGTTATTCCTGGTTTTGTAAGTCAGGGTGGGGATCCGACTGGAACAGGTATGGGTGGACCTGGATACACAATCAATTGTGAAACGGAAGGAAATCCGCACAAACATGTACCAGGCTCGTTATCTATGGCACATGCAGGCAGAAACACCGGTGGCAGCCAATTCTTCATCGTTCATGAATCACAGCCGCATTTAAATGGTGTTCATACTGTTTTTGGTCAGGTAACATCAGGTCTTGAAACTGCGAAATCAATGCGTAATGGCGATAAAATGGTAGAAGTAAAGGTTTTTGATGTAGAATAA
- the shc gene encoding squalene--hopene cyclase, with protein sequence MIDTKVGIDWIIDMLRKDQSPDGSWDYPFETGISTDAYMIILLRTLEINDEELIQGLTKRILSRQAKNGAWKLFYDEGDGNLTATVEAYYALLYSGSCQKDDNRLSAAKKFILANGGLEEVSMFTKVMLSLTGQYKWPAFSPLSIEVVLLPLYFPINFYSFSVFGRANLAPIMVLADNKFSMKTNRSPDLSHLHLHRNDIDQWTRSSNFRSLYSFIEDGVKNLLGLPEQLHQLAIQRAKKYMLDRIEPDGTFLSYYSCTFLMIFALLSLGYKKTDSIITNAVKGIKSMMCEIDGFPHMQYTTANLWNTSLIGYALQTAGVAPDDHMVDKANRYLLDRQHHKFGDWVIHNPKTMPGGWGFSDINTILPDVDDTSAALRSISRIAPSKLQAWERAITWLLSMQNDDGGWAAFEKNINSKLLQFLPIEKGEFLLADSSSADLTGRTLEFFGQYTNLPKDHTTIKRGIRWILKNQEKDGSWYGRWGICYLYGTWAAITGLKAVGAPSDHSSIQKAVNWLRGIQNNDGGWGESCHSDSKKTYVPLRASTLTHTAWALDALISTAEKPTTEIQKGITYLLASIEKEDWTTDYPKGQGMAGAFYIHYHSYRYVFPLLALSHYHKKFE encoded by the coding sequence ATGATTGATACGAAGGTAGGCATTGATTGGATTATTGATATGCTTCGAAAAGACCAATCTCCCGACGGCTCATGGGACTATCCATTTGAAACAGGCATTTCCACAGATGCTTATATGATCATATTATTACGGACATTGGAAATTAATGATGAAGAATTAATCCAAGGACTTACAAAAAGGATATTAAGTAGACAAGCAAAAAATGGTGCTTGGAAGCTTTTTTATGATGAAGGGGACGGGAACCTGACGGCAACAGTTGAGGCTTATTATGCGTTGTTATATTCCGGATCCTGCCAGAAAGATGATAATCGTCTGAGTGCAGCAAAAAAGTTTATTTTAGCCAATGGCGGTTTAGAAGAAGTCAGTATGTTTACAAAAGTCATGCTCTCTTTGACAGGACAATACAAATGGCCGGCATTTTCCCCGCTGTCAATTGAAGTGGTTCTTCTACCGCTGTATTTTCCGATAAACTTTTATTCGTTTTCTGTTTTTGGCCGAGCAAATCTTGCACCCATTATGGTCCTTGCGGATAACAAATTTTCAATGAAAACAAATAGAAGTCCCGATCTGTCACATTTACATTTACATCGGAATGATATCGATCAATGGACTCGTTCCAGCAATTTTCGGTCATTATATTCTTTTATCGAGGATGGAGTTAAAAATTTATTAGGTTTACCTGAGCAGCTTCACCAGTTGGCCATCCAAAGAGCAAAAAAGTATATGCTTGATCGAATTGAGCCTGACGGTACATTTTTAAGCTATTACAGCTGTACGTTTTTAATGATTTTCGCCTTATTATCGCTAGGATACAAAAAAACAGATTCTATCATTACCAATGCAGTTAAGGGAATTAAATCGATGATGTGCGAAATTGATGGATTCCCCCATATGCAATATACAACTGCCAACCTTTGGAACACTTCATTAATTGGCTATGCTCTGCAAACAGCTGGGGTAGCGCCTGATGACCATATGGTTGATAAGGCAAATCGTTACCTGCTAGATCGACAGCATCATAAATTTGGGGATTGGGTGATTCATAATCCGAAAACGATGCCAGGCGGCTGGGGTTTTTCCGATATAAATACCATTCTTCCTGATGTGGATGATACGTCCGCTGCACTCCGGTCTATTTCTAGGATTGCCCCTTCCAAACTACAAGCTTGGGAAAGAGCAATCACTTGGCTCCTATCGATGCAAAATGATGATGGCGGCTGGGCTGCTTTCGAAAAAAACATCAATTCAAAACTATTGCAGTTTCTCCCAATCGAAAAAGGAGAGTTTTTACTAGCAGACTCATCCTCTGCAGATCTTACCGGACGAACACTTGAATTTTTCGGCCAATATACTAATTTACCAAAGGATCACACTACCATTAAAAGAGGCATCCGTTGGATTTTGAAAAACCAAGAAAAGGATGGCTCCTGGTATGGCAGGTGGGGAATTTGTTATCTTTATGGGACATGGGCAGCGATCACAGGACTAAAAGCAGTTGGCGCACCCTCGGATCATTCTTCAATACAAAAAGCTGTTAATTGGTTACGTGGGATACAAAACAACGATGGCGGCTGGGGCGAATCCTGCCATAGTGATAGTAAAAAAACGTATGTTCCATTACGAGCAAGCACGTTAACACATACAGCCTGGGCGCTTGATGCCCTGATTTCTACAGCAGAAAAACCGACAACTGAAATTCAAAAGGGAATCACCTATTTATTAGCCTCAATCGAAAAAGAGGATTGGACGACTGATTACCCAAAAGGACAGGGCATGGCAGGAGCCTTTTATATTCACTATCATAGCTACCGTTATGTATTTCCATTGTTAGCTCTTTCACATTATCATAAAAAGTTTGAATGA
- a CDS encoding RAxF-45 family protein has product MKRSIFARLQWLEALTIYRAIFHDVVFQGGSLPFLRNCILKIER; this is encoded by the coding sequence ATGAAACGTTCTATTTTTGCACGCTTACAGTGGCTTGAAGCGCTTACTATTTATCGTGCAATTTTTCATGATGTAGTTTTCCAAGGGGGAAGTTTGCCCTTTTTACGAAATTGCATATTGAAAATAGAACGATAA
- a CDS encoding DUF2515 domain-containing protein: MKTQLQSIKEELKKKSEILPSASPLSKGEVLLLEQIRSKTREHNLNNVTRTKAYLEFYLHHPEIQWAFLGHMVSRNGGWNMTDLKGEFLTRLMAKKDRNLFFHFLERGNWLIFQDVYPQFLLYEESIRQRKPLFHLFTFLNISTFMETIWNQFWRIQDTYIHTISMVINEQSYLEKRMVQNPYYQKEVLNKFEFMLQDWLSFNHILFPYGNKKLAGQTLHQFESLHERILLGKKLYTILFKNKEIHQQALEWAKSHPHTGSRKDYWPHIFNSVNEGMPGFPYQLRLKSCQLKSGTRKIYSPSLENAWKNVSQEEAEKGDWFKDWRVVDYLKEDDEVIDGEIKNDYCKTLERLELATLAKKAIIF; encoded by the coding sequence GTGAAAACGCAGCTTCAAAGTATAAAGGAAGAATTAAAGAAAAAAAGCGAAATTTTGCCATCAGCCTCACCGTTATCAAAGGGTGAAGTTTTATTGTTAGAACAAATTAGAAGCAAAACACGGGAACATAATCTTAATAATGTTACAAGAACAAAGGCCTATCTTGAATTTTACCTTCACCATCCGGAAATCCAATGGGCCTTTCTCGGTCATATGGTTTCGCGAAATGGCGGCTGGAATATGACAGATCTAAAGGGTGAATTTTTAACAAGATTGATGGCAAAAAAAGACCGAAATTTATTTTTTCATTTTTTGGAGCGAGGCAACTGGCTTATTTTTCAAGACGTTTATCCACAATTTTTGCTTTATGAGGAAAGTATTAGGCAAAGAAAACCATTGTTTCACTTATTTACTTTTTTAAACATTTCTACCTTTATGGAAACCATTTGGAACCAGTTTTGGCGTATTCAAGATACCTATATCCATACGATCTCAATGGTTATTAATGAACAAAGCTATCTCGAAAAAAGAATGGTTCAAAATCCGTATTATCAAAAGGAAGTATTAAACAAATTCGAATTTATGCTTCAAGATTGGCTCTCTTTTAACCATATCCTCTTTCCATATGGAAATAAGAAATTAGCGGGACAAACACTTCACCAGTTCGAATCACTACACGAGCGGATTTTACTTGGAAAAAAGCTGTATACCATTCTTTTTAAAAATAAGGAAATTCACCAACAGGCACTTGAGTGGGCAAAGAGCCATCCGCACACGGGGTCGAGAAAGGATTACTGGCCGCATATCTTTAATAGTGTAAATGAAGGGATGCCTGGCTTTCCTTATCAGCTTCGCTTGAAATCCTGTCAGTTAAAATCCGGAACAAGAAAGATTTATAGTCCTAGCCTTGAAAATGCGTGGAAAAATGTTAGCCAGGAAGAAGCTGAAAAAGGGGATTGGTTCAAAGACTGGCGCGTTGTTGATTATTTAAAAGAAGACGATGAAGTGATTGATGGGGAGATAAAAAATGACTACTGTAAAACACTCGAACGACTCGAGCTTGCAACCCTTGCAAAAAAAGCGATTATCTTTTAG
- a CDS encoding response regulator transcription factor gives MKILVIEDNKGVCSMIEMFFAKEGIDGVFVNDGLEGYNRFKTGTWDALIVDWMLPGMDGVSICRKIREEKFTVPIIMLTAKDSESDQVLGLEMGADDYVTKPFSPLTLMARIKAVTRRIQAQVPKEEDNFLKTSHFKVNKITREVFVDETQVTNLTPKEFDLLYYLVEHPRQVFSREQLLERVWGYQFYGDERTVDVHIKRLRKKVETTSQPFFHTVWGVGYKFDDSFKADEV, from the coding sequence ATGAAAATATTAGTGATTGAAGATAATAAAGGCGTTTGTTCAATGATAGAAATGTTTTTTGCGAAAGAGGGAATCGATGGAGTATTTGTTAATGATGGTTTAGAAGGATATAATCGCTTCAAAACCGGAACATGGGATGCACTAATTGTTGACTGGATGCTTCCTGGAATGGATGGCGTCTCTATTTGCCGAAAAATTAGAGAAGAAAAGTTTACCGTTCCAATTATTATGTTAACTGCTAAGGATAGTGAATCTGATCAAGTTCTTGGACTTGAAATGGGGGCGGATGATTATGTCACCAAGCCATTCAGTCCACTAACACTAATGGCCAGAATAAAAGCTGTAACACGAAGAATCCAGGCACAAGTACCAAAAGAGGAAGACAATTTTCTAAAAACAAGCCATTTTAAGGTTAATAAAATCACAAGAGAAGTATTTGTTGATGAAACACAGGTTACAAATTTAACACCAAAGGAATTCGATTTACTCTATTATTTGGTAGAGCATCCCCGCCAAGTGTTCTCTAGAGAGCAATTACTTGAAAGGGTTTGGGGTTATCAGTTTTACGGTGATGAACGAACGGTTGATGTTCACATTAAGAGGCTGCGGAAAAAGGTTGAAACCACCTCACAGCCATTCTTCCATACTGTTTGGGGGGTAGGTTATAAGTTCGATGACTCATTCAAAGCCGATGAAGTTTAA